Proteins encoded in a region of the Streptomyces sp. NBC_00513 genome:
- a CDS encoding 3-hydroxyacyl-CoA dehydrogenase NAD-binding domain-containing protein → MSTTAELLKGAAELFPDEVVTSAHVRHLDLPFGAGRFALITLDNGFDHTKPTTFGPQSLANLNAAIDQVEQEALAGSIVGAGITGKPFIFAVGADLKGVELLKKHDEALAIGKGGHDVFKRLSALAVPSFAYYNGAAMGGGVEVGLHCTYRTVSKAIPAFSLPEVFLGLVPGWGGCALLPNLIGADRAVSVIIENSLNQNRQLKGKQVFELGIADALFEGADFLEQSLIWTANVLNGATEVVRADVDRAEGWDAAVARGRAIADSKVHGAAPAAYRALEIIEAAKDGDLQKGFDAEDAALADLIMGGELRSGIYAFNLVQKRAKRPAGAPDKSLARPVTKVGVVGAGLMASQLALLFLRRLEVPVVLTDIDQERVDKGVGYVHAEIQKLLGKGRINQDKANRLTALVSGVLDKAEGFADADFIIEAVFEEMSVKQKVFAEVEAVAPAHAILATNTSSLSVSEMASKLQHPERVVGFHFFNPVAILPLLEIVRGEQTDDASLATAFGVARKLKKTAVLTKDAPAFVVNRILTRFMGEIQNVIDEGTPVVTAEKAIEPLGLPMSPLVLLELVGPAIGLHVSETLNRAFPERFTVSPNLKRVVEAGKRGFYVYNAENGFKPELDPEVAALLVQGDSVLTEEQVRDRVLDAVAQEIGLMLEEGVVAEAQDIDLCLITGAGWPFHLGGVTPYLDREGVSERVNGKKFLAPGLASVPV, encoded by the coding sequence GTGAGCACCACCGCTGAGCTCCTGAAGGGCGCGGCCGAGCTGTTCCCGGACGAGGTCGTCACGTCCGCGCACGTCCGCCACCTGGACCTGCCGTTCGGCGCCGGGCGCTTCGCGCTCATCACGCTGGACAACGGCTTCGACCACACCAAGCCGACCACCTTCGGCCCCCAGTCCCTCGCCAACCTGAACGCGGCGATCGACCAGGTCGAGCAGGAGGCCCTCGCGGGCTCCATCGTCGGCGCGGGCATCACCGGCAAGCCGTTCATCTTCGCGGTCGGCGCCGACCTCAAGGGTGTCGAGCTGCTGAAGAAGCACGACGAGGCGCTCGCCATCGGCAAGGGCGGCCACGACGTGTTCAAGCGCCTGTCGGCGCTGGCCGTCCCGTCCTTCGCGTACTACAACGGCGCGGCCATGGGCGGCGGTGTCGAGGTGGGCCTGCACTGCACCTACCGCACCGTCTCCAAGGCCATCCCGGCCTTCTCGCTGCCCGAGGTCTTCCTCGGTCTGGTACCGGGCTGGGGCGGCTGCGCCCTGCTGCCGAACCTGATCGGCGCGGACCGCGCGGTCTCGGTGATCATCGAGAACTCGCTGAACCAGAACCGCCAGCTCAAGGGCAAGCAGGTCTTCGAACTGGGCATCGCCGACGCCCTGTTCGAGGGTGCCGACTTCCTGGAGCAGTCGCTGATCTGGACGGCGAACGTCCTGAACGGCGCCACCGAGGTCGTACGGGCCGACGTGGACCGCGCCGAGGGCTGGGACGCGGCCGTCGCCCGCGGCCGCGCCATCGCGGACTCCAAGGTGCACGGTGCGGCCCCGGCCGCCTACCGGGCGCTGGAGATCATCGAGGCGGCCAAGGACGGCGACCTGCAGAAGGGCTTCGACGCCGAGGACGCGGCCCTGGCCGACCTCATCATGGGCGGCGAACTCCGCTCCGGCATCTACGCCTTCAACCTGGTCCAGAAGCGCGCCAAGCGCCCGGCCGGCGCCCCGGACAAGTCCCTGGCCCGTCCGGTCACCAAGGTCGGCGTCGTCGGCGCGGGCCTGATGGCCTCGCAGCTGGCGCTGCTCTTCCTGCGCCGCCTGGAAGTGCCGGTGGTCCTCACCGACATCGACCAGGAGCGCGTGGACAAGGGTGTGGGCTACGTCCACGCCGAGATCCAGAAGCTGCTCGGCAAGGGCCGCATCAACCAGGACAAGGCCAACCGCCTGACCGCCCTGGTGAGCGGTGTCCTGGACAAGGCCGAGGGCTTCGCGGACGCGGACTTCATCATCGAGGCCGTGTTCGAGGAGATGTCCGTCAAGCAGAAGGTGTTCGCGGAGGTCGAGGCGGTCGCCCCGGCGCACGCGATCCTCGCCACCAACACCTCCTCGCTGTCGGTCTCCGAGATGGCCTCGAAGCTCCAGCACCCGGAGCGCGTGGTCGGCTTCCACTTCTTCAACCCGGTCGCGATCCTCCCGCTGCTGGAGATCGTCCGCGGTGAGCAGACCGACGACGCCTCGCTGGCCACGGCCTTCGGTGTCGCGCGGAAGCTGAAGAAGACCGCGGTCCTCACCAAGGACGCCCCGGCGTTCGTGGTGAACCGCATCCTGACCCGCTTCATGGGCGAGATCCAGAACGTCATCGACGAGGGCACCCCGGTGGTCACCGCCGAGAAGGCGATCGAGCCGCTCGGCCTGCCCATGTCGCCGCTGGTGCTCCTGGAGCTCGTGGGTCCGGCGATCGGCCTGCACGTCTCGGAGACCCTGAACCGCGCCTTCCCGGAGCGCTTCACCGTCTCCCCCAACCTCAAGCGGGTCGTCGAGGCGGGCAAGCGCGGCTTCTACGTCTACAACGCGGAGAACGGCTTCAAGCCGGAGCTCGACCCCGAGGTCGCCGCGCTCCTGGTCCAGGGCGACAGCGTCCTGACCGAGGAGCAGGTCCGTGACCGCGTCCTGGACGCGGTGGCGCAGGAGATCGGTCTGATGCTGGAGGAGGGTGTCGTGGCCGAGGCCCAGGACATCGACCTCTGCCTCATCACCGGCGCCGGCTGGCCCTTCCACCTGGGCGGCGTGACGCCGTACCTGGACCGCGAGGGTGTATCGGAGCGGGTGAACGGCAAGAAGTTCCTCGCCCCGGGTCTGGCGAGCGTCCCGGTCTGA
- a CDS encoding acetyl-CoA C-acyltransferase: MPRTVRDVVFVDGVRTPFGKAGPKGIYNGTRADDLVVKAIRELLRRNPDLDPAKIDEVAIAATTQIGDQGLTLGRTAGILAGLPQSVPGYSIDRMCAGALTAVTAVAGGVAFGAYDVALAGGVEHMGRHPMGEGVDPNPRFVSEKLVDESALFMGMTAENLHDRYPTITKLRADEYAVRSQEKAAKAYADGKIQQDLVPISVRNTNEAAGETGWGLVTTDEPMRPGTTLENLAGLKTPFRTHGRVTAGNAAGLNDGATAAIIASEDFARENNLPVKMRLVAYSFAGVEPEVMGYGPIPATEKALAQAGLTIDDIGLFEVNEAFAVQVLAFLEHYGIADDDSRVNQYGGAIAFGHPLASSGVRLMTQLARQFEEQPHVRYGLTTMCVGFGMGATVIWENPNFNAEGDSK, encoded by the coding sequence GTGCCTCGTACCGTCAGGGACGTCGTCTTCGTCGACGGCGTCCGCACCCCGTTCGGCAAGGCGGGCCCGAAGGGCATCTACAACGGGACCCGCGCCGACGATCTCGTCGTCAAGGCGATCCGGGAGCTGCTGCGCCGCAACCCGGACCTGGACCCCGCGAAGATCGACGAGGTCGCCATCGCCGCGACCACGCAGATCGGTGACCAGGGTCTGACCCTGGGTCGCACCGCCGGCATCCTGGCGGGCCTCCCGCAGTCCGTGCCCGGCTACTCCATCGACCGCATGTGCGCCGGCGCGCTGACCGCCGTGACCGCCGTCGCGGGCGGCGTGGCCTTCGGCGCGTACGACGTCGCCCTCGCGGGCGGTGTCGAGCACATGGGCCGCCATCCCATGGGTGAGGGCGTCGACCCGAACCCGCGCTTCGTCTCCGAGAAGCTGGTCGACGAGTCCGCCCTGTTCATGGGCATGACCGCCGAGAACCTGCACGACCGGTACCCGACGATCACCAAGCTCCGCGCCGACGAGTACGCCGTGCGCTCGCAGGAGAAGGCCGCCAAGGCGTACGCCGACGGCAAGATCCAGCAGGACCTGGTCCCGATCTCGGTGCGCAACACCAACGAGGCCGCCGGCGAGACGGGCTGGGGCCTGGTCACCACCGACGAGCCGATGCGTCCGGGCACCACGCTGGAGAACCTGGCCGGCCTGAAGACCCCGTTCCGTACCCACGGCCGGGTCACCGCGGGCAACGCCGCCGGTCTCAACGACGGTGCCACCGCCGCGATCATCGCGTCCGAGGACTTCGCCCGGGAAAACAACCTCCCGGTCAAGATGCGCCTGGTCGCGTACTCCTTCGCCGGTGTCGAGCCGGAGGTCATGGGCTACGGCCCGATCCCCGCCACCGAGAAGGCCCTGGCCCAGGCCGGTCTGACGATCGATGACATCGGTCTCTTCGAGGTCAACGAGGCGTTCGCGGTCCAGGTCCTCGCGTTCCTGGAGCACTACGGCATCGCCGACGACGACTCCCGCGTGAACCAGTACGGCGGCGCCATCGCCTTCGGTCACCCGCTCGCCTCCTCCGGCGTCCGTCTGATGACGCAGCTGGCCCGCCAGTTCGAGGAGCAGCCGCACGTCCGCTACGGCCTGACCACCATGTGCGTCGGCTTCGGCATGGGCGCCACGGTCATCTGGGAGAACCCGAACTTCAACGCCGAGGGAGACTCCAAGTGA